In one window of Oncorhynchus gorbuscha isolate QuinsamMale2020 ecotype Even-year linkage group LG23, OgorEven_v1.0, whole genome shotgun sequence DNA:
- the LOC124011507 gene encoding thymosin beta-a-like, protein MQTTLRSTCNGHSHRTSSDQTSSKMGDNNPVKQGVETFDKKCLKKTSTAEKNTLPTKEDIEQEKKAEEGSK, encoded by the exons ATGCAGACTACACTACGTAGTACCTGTAACGGACATTCTCACCGCACATCCTCGGACCAG ACATCATCTAAGATGGGCGACAACAACCCAGTGAAGCAGGGAGTGGAGACCTTTGACAAGAAGTGTCTAAAGAAGACCAGTACTGCTGAGAAGAACACTCTGCCAACCAAGGAGG atATTGAGCAGGAGAAGAAAGCTGAAGAGGGCTCCAAATGA